The genomic DNA GGGATTTCGATTTCTCCCACCACCAGATCGGTGATGCCATCCAGCAGGTCGTCTTTGTTGCTGACATGTTTGTACAGGGACATGGCTTCCACCCCGAGGGCCTGTCCAAGCCGCCTCATGCTGAGGACCTCAAGGCCTTCTTCGTCGGCCATTTTCAGGGCTGCGAGAAGCACCCGTTGCCGATTGAGGGGTTCTCGGCGTTCTGCACTGCTGCTGGAAGGTGGGGTCATGGGCACTCCTGATCTGCAGCCATTCTAATGCATCAGGAGGGTGTGTTCGAGCAGCCCTCTTGACAGGCTTACAGCGTAAGCTCAAGATTACAGTGTAAGCCTGAACTGTGGACACCTGTGGTGGTCCAGCAGGAAAGCCTTGCGCTCTTCCCTCAAAGGAGATTCACATGAACAAAACCTTCCCCTCAAACACGTTCCTTGCAGGAGCCACCGGCATGGGCCTGCTGCTGATGGCCTTCCTGGGTTTTTACGGCGAAATGTTCGTTCGAACCCGCCTGATTCAGAGCACAGACCTTACGCTGACCCTGCAGAACCTGCAAGCGTCCCCTGCCTTGTTTCGCAGCAGCATCGCCACAGATCTGCTGGTGGTCCTGCTGGATGTGCTGGTGGCGCTGGGCCTTCATCTGGTGCTGCAAAAACATACACCTCACCTCAGCCTGCTCGCGGCAACACTGCGGGTGGTTTACGCTGCCATTTATGGTGCAGTCGTGGTTTTCCATGTGATCCTTGCACAACTGCTCTCTGCCCCAGAAGCAGCTTTGCAGGCCCCTCTCATTTCCATGCTGTTGACCGGATACCGCTCTGGATGGCAGTTTGCTCTGGTGTTCTTTGGGTTCCATCTGTTGGCCCTGGGTGTGGCCTTTATCCGGGCTTCCCAGTTGCCCACCTTCCTGGGCCTCCTGCTTGGTGTTGCCGGCCTCTCGTACCTCGCAGATTCCCTGGCCCACCTGCTTCTGACAGATCCTGCCCCGGTGCGGGCACTGCTGCTCCCTGTGGTGGCCCTTTCAGGTGTGGTGGGAGAACTGTCCCTGTGCGGATGGTTGCTGGTCCAGTGGCGCAATGGCTCAAGAGCCCTGAACATGAGAACCCCCTCAACCCAGCCCTGAAACCAAAAAAACCTGTGGCCTGCCGGGAGGAGGACAGACCACAGGTTTTTCCTGTCAGCGGAGGTTTGTTCGGATCAATGAAAGGTCAGCAGCCATCTCCCGAAACGTGACAGCCTCCGTCTTTTTCTGGAGGCATTTTGGGGTACATCGCGAAACTGGTGGTCAGGGTGCCGCACAGCAGCACTGCAAGAAAAGTGGCAATGATCTTCTTGATTTTCATGGTTTCTCCTTCTGAAGCAAAACCCCCAGCCCCAGCGAGGAATGGCTGGAGGTTTCACTTCGAGAAGCAGCTTAGAAAAAAGGGTGTGACCCTCCTGTGACCGGGTTTCGGCAAGGCCGGCCATGAAGATCACCACCCCAGAAAAAAACGGAACCCAAAAAATCACCCCTGAAGTTTTTGCATCAGCACGGCTTTTTGCACCACACCGACCATGGACTCCACCATGCGCCCCCCACGAAAGAGCATCAGGGTCGGGATGCTGCGCACCTGAAATCGCCCCGACAGCCCGGGATTCTCGTCGACATTCACCTTGACGATGCGCACTTTGCCTGCCTGTTCCCGGGCCACCTCTTCCAGGATGGGTCCCATCACCCGGCAGGGGCCACACCAGGGGGCCCAGAAATCCACGAGCACCGGCACTCCGGCCTGGATGTCCTGTTCAAAAGTCTGGTCGGTTCCGTCGTGAAGCCAGGGCAGGGGGGCCTGACAGCGGGCGCAGACCGGAACCTGCCCCGCCGGCACCTGTTTCACCCGGTTTCTGGCCTGACACCGGGCACAGATCAAAATGTCATTCATGACGACCTCCTTCAATCCGTGATGGTCCCCATTTTACCAGCTGGTTTTGCCTGAATCGTGGTGGCACTGCAAGGGAGATGTGACTTCAAACCCTGGTCTGATTTTTCAGATGGAGGCCTTCCTCCAGGAAAGCGTGGTTGAGCATGGCGGCAGCCTGCACGCCGCTTGCTGCAGCAACCATCACCTGCTGTGCCCGGGTCACCATGTCTCCTGCTGCATAGACCCCGGGGACACTGGTCTGGCCCTGGGCATCCACCCACACCTGGAGTCCTTCAGGGTCCATCTTGCATCCCAGCTGTGCAGGAAGAGAGGAATGTTGCTGCTGCTCTGGAGAGAGGAAAAGGGTCTGCCTGGCCAGAAAGCTGCCATCTTTGAATTGAATGCCTTGCAGGACATCGCCATTGTGAACCAGGTGTGACACGGGTTTCTCGATGACCCGGATTCCGAGTTGCCCCAGGTGGTCCATTTCTGTGGGACCAGGCCCTGAGGGGCCATCGGTGCACAGGATCAAATCCTGGCTCCAGTTGTGCAGGAGTTTCGCCTTGAGGTACCCCGGGGTCCCTTTGCCGTACACGGCCATGGCCTGATCCCGCACTTCCCAGCCGTGACAGTAAGGACAGTGGTGGACTGCTTTTCCCCACAGGGCCTCAAACCCTGGGACAGCGGGCAACAGGTCTTTCATCCCTGTGGCCAGCAGGATCTTGTGGGCCTGCACGGTGGTCTGGTCGTCGAGGGTCAGGAGGAAACCATCATTGCGGGGACAGACGTGGGTGGCTGTCCGGTTTGACACCTTGACCCCGTAAGGGACCAGCTGGTCTCTGGCGATGCGCAGCAATTCCAGAGGTGGGGTTCCATCCCGGGTGAAGATGCCCTGTGCGTGGGCAGCAGGAGCATTGCGGGGTTGCTGCGCATCGAGCACCAGGGTTTTTCTGCGGGCACGGCCCAGAATGAGGGCGGCGCTGAGTCCTGCTGCGCCGCCTCCCACCACCACCACTTCAAAGTGTTCTCTTGTTGCACCATCAACATTCATATTGATAATGTATTCTCAATATGAAACAGGCACTGTGCAGAGTGCACCTTTGAAACAGCAGCCTCAAACGTGACTCTGGGTTGCGATCCTCACTCCAGGCGTTTCAACCGCCAGATCTGGCTCTGGAACTCCCCGAGTTTGATTTCCAGGCCACGCTGCATCCAGGCTGTGCCTGAACGCACCTC from Deinococcus cellulosilyticus NBRC 106333 = KACC 11606 includes the following:
- a CDS encoding DUF4386 domain-containing protein, which translates into the protein MNKTFPSNTFLAGATGMGLLLMAFLGFYGEMFVRTRLIQSTDLTLTLQNLQASPALFRSSIATDLLVVLLDVLVALGLHLVLQKHTPHLSLLAATLRVVYAAIYGAVVVFHVILAQLLSAPEAALQAPLISMLLTGYRSGWQFALVFFGFHLLALGVAFIRASQLPTFLGLLLGVAGLSYLADSLAHLLLTDPAPVRALLLPVVALSGVVGELSLCGWLLVQWRNGSRALNMRTPSTQP
- the trxC gene encoding thioredoxin TrxC, with product MNDILICARCQARNRVKQVPAGQVPVCARCQAPLPWLHDGTDQTFEQDIQAGVPVLVDFWAPWCGPCRVMGPILEEVAREQAGKVRIVKVNVDENPGLSGRFQVRSIPTLMLFRGGRMVESMVGVVQKAVLMQKLQG
- a CDS encoding NAD(P)/FAD-dependent oxidoreductase yields the protein MNVDGATREHFEVVVVGGGAAGLSAALILGRARRKTLVLDAQQPRNAPAAHAQGIFTRDGTPPLELLRIARDQLVPYGVKVSNRTATHVCPRNDGFLLTLDDQTTVQAHKILLATGMKDLLPAVPGFEALWGKAVHHCPYCHGWEVRDQAMAVYGKGTPGYLKAKLLHNWSQDLILCTDGPSGPGPTEMDHLGQLGIRVIEKPVSHLVHNGDVLQGIQFKDGSFLARQTLFLSPEQQQHSSLPAQLGCKMDPEGLQVWVDAQGQTSVPGVYAAGDMVTRAQQVMVAAASGVQAAAMLNHAFLEEGLHLKNQTRV